TGTTGCAAAATTTGGTGAAATTGTTGATACGGCAAAAACAGTCATCTGGAATGGTCCGTTGGGGGTCTATGAGTTTGAGCAGTTTGCAAAAGGTACACTTGAAATTGCACAGCGGGTTGCTGAATCGGCAGCGGTCAGCATCATTGGCGGTGGGGACTGTGTTGCTGCGGTGCATCAAGCGGGTGTCGCAGATCGGATAACACATATCTCTACAGGCGGTGGCGCGTCATTGGAATTTCTTGAAGGAAAACGGTTACCCGGGATTGAAGCATTGACAGACAGGAGTGAGAACTAAAATGAGCAAACAGCGAAACCACTTAATCCTTATTGGATCCATAGGCATAGCTTTGTTGTGTCTGTGGGGGTGTTTTGATATTGATTTTGTAAGGGATATTATCGGTGATGCCCTAGAAACCAGTGAGGATTCGGACGTTTCAAGCGTTACTTCGGCTAATACACGATTTGGGTTCAAGTTGCTTCACGATCTGCGGGAACGAGATCCCGGCGGGAATATTTTTATCTCTCCGTTAAGCATCTCAATTGCGCTGACCATGACTTATAATGGCGCAGTTGGAGAGACAGAACGCGCTATGGCAGAAGTGCTAGAGATAGATGCGTTGGATTTCTCAACGATTAATAATTCCAATAAGGCATTACGAAACAGCCTTGAGAATCCTGACCCCAAAGTTGAAATCTCAATTGCAAACTCAATCTGGTCCCGTCAGGGTGTTGACTTTAACCCTGAATTTTTGGAGCGAAATCGGGTATTTTTTGGAGCGGAGATTGCCTCACTCGATTTTAGCTCGCCGCAGGCGACGGAAACCATCAACGAATGGGTTAAGACAAATACGAATGGCAAGATTGAGAAAATCATTGATAGGATTAACCCGCAAACACTGCTATTCTTGATTAACGCTATCTATTTCAAGGGAAACTGGCAGGACGAGTTCAATAAGTCAAGGACACGAACGGGTGTTTTTCATCTGACAAATGGCAGTGAGAAGCAGGTACAGATGATGCGTCGAGAGGGGGAGTACCCATACCTCCGTGGCGAGAATTTTGAAGCAACCAGCTTACCGTATGGCGATGGGCGAGTGAGTATGTATATCTTCCTTCCCAACCGGGATTCTAACCTCAATAAATTTTTGGGCAATCTAAATGCGGAAAATTGGAAGGGGTGGATATCACAGTTTCAGGATAGAAGGCAAACTATGATGCTGCCCCGATTCAAACTAGAATACGAAGTAGGACTCAACGACACACTTGAGGCACTAGGAATGGGAATCGCTTTTGGCGACGGTGCCGATTTTAGCAATATGGGCCCCAGTCTTTTTATCAGTGAAGTAACGCATAAAACCTTCGTGGAAGTTAACGAAGAGGGAACGGAGGCGGCGGCTGTCACTGCTGTTGTGGGAGTGACATCTGTACCACCAGTATTCCGGGTAGACCGTCCGTTCTTTTTCGCCATTTATGACGCTGAGACAGAGGCCATATTGTTCATGGGAATTGTTACAGAGCCGATGTAGTTTACGAGCCACTCAAGCCCACACCGACAATGGAGAAATAATGGCTACAGAACCTTTGCCAAGGCTTGATTCTGACACCGAAATTCGGAAGGAGCTATTACCCTATTGTAGGCTCAACCCCGGAGATGTTTGGGAAGATCCCTTACAAGGGCACAAGGTCGGAGTGTTAGATGCCACCTGTCCTGATGCGGTAGCGAAAATAATGGGCGGCAAAAAGGCAAAGGTAGCTGTGAACGACCCACCTTACAATGTGAGTGTCGGAAATAAAACGACCCAAAATCTGAATAAGCTAAATTTAGCTGAATATATGGAGTTTTCTAGGAACTGGGTAGCAAATACGATCGACATATTGGATGAAAACTCTCATTTCTACGCATGGTTGGGCGCAGATCAGAAAGACAGTTTCCAACCTTTGCCCGATTTTATGGTCATGATGCGGGAATTTGAGGACCTAGAGGCGAGAAGTTTCATTACGCTGCGGAACCAGAGGGGGTACGGCACTCAGAAAAATTGGATGGCGATAAGACAGGAGTTACTCTACTACACGAAGGGCAACCCCGACTTCGCTGTTGTTTATACCGATATACCTAAAATTTTACGCGGCTATTATAAAACGGTGGGTGGGAAACGAGTGGAGAACTTGGAGCGGAGTCGATCCGATAATATCAGACCCGGCAATGTGTGGGTTGATATTCAGCAGGTCTTTTATCGGATGGAAGAGAATGTCCCCGGTGCTTATGCCCAAAAACCGCTGAAGGCAGTTGAACGGATTATCAGAGCCTGTAGCCGTGAGGAAGATTTGGTTGTGGACATCTTCGCGCATTCAGGAACGACGTTAATTGGCTGCGAAAGATTGGGGCGCGTGTGCTATACATCTGACATTGACCCGATCTTCGCTGAAATTACAATCAGGCGGTTAGAGCACTTTCGTGAGACGCGCAGAACCGGTTTTCAATTTCAGAATCCTTTCGGGGAACTAGAAGCCTCAAGGGTCAACATGGCAAAGATATGAGACAGGGGCATTTGGCGAATTACTTGACAACCATTAAAGAGACCATGCCAACAGTCTGTGTCAAATAAGGAATGATATTCTACTAATTAAAGAGGAGCAAATCTGGAAATGAGAGACAAAATCACACCGCGCAGTGAGGACTATTCAGAGTGGTACACCGAAGTGATTCGGGAGGCGGAATTGGCGGACTACGCCCCAGTGCGTGGATGTATGGTTATTCGACCCTACGGCTACGAACTTTGGGAGAATGTGAAGGCGGGGTTGGATCGCCGCTTCAAGGAAACGGGACACGAAAACGCTTATTTTCCGCTCTTTGTACCGATGAGTTTCATCGAGAAGGAAGCGCAGCACGTCGAAGGTTTTGCGCCAGAGCTAGCGGTTGTTACACACGGCGGTGGCAAAAAACTAGAAGATCCGCTAGTCGTGCGTCCCACCTCAGAAACGGTCATCGGATACATGTATAGCCAGTGGATTCAGTCCTACCGTGATCTGCCGGTGCTGATTAACCAATGGGCAAACGTTGTGCGTTGGGAGTTACGCACGCGTCTGTTTCTCCGCACGATGGAGTTTCTCTGGCAGGAGGGACACACAAGCCCAAGAAGAGACGTTGCGAATGCTGGATGTGTA
The genomic region above belongs to Candidatus Poribacteria bacterium and contains:
- a CDS encoding site-specific DNA-methyltransferase — its product is MATEPLPRLDSDTEIRKELLPYCRLNPGDVWEDPLQGHKVGVLDATCPDAVAKIMGGKKAKVAVNDPPYNVSVGNKTTQNLNKLNLAEYMEFSRNWVANTIDILDENSHFYAWLGADQKDSFQPLPDFMVMMREFEDLEARSFITLRNQRGYGTQKNWMAIRQELLYYTKGNPDFAVVYTDIPKILRGYYKTVGGKRVENLERSRSDNIRPGNVWVDIQQVFYRMEENVPGAYAQKPLKAVERIIRACSREEDLVVDIFAHSGTTLIGCERLGRVCYTSDIDPIFAEITIRRLEHFRETRRTGFQFQNPFGELEASRVNMAKI
- a CDS encoding serpin family protein; this translates as MSKQRNHLILIGSIGIALLCLWGCFDIDFVRDIIGDALETSEDSDVSSVTSANTRFGFKLLHDLRERDPGGNIFISPLSISIALTMTYNGAVGETERAMAEVLEIDALDFSTINNSNKALRNSLENPDPKVEISIANSIWSRQGVDFNPEFLERNRVFFGAEIASLDFSSPQATETINEWVKTNTNGKIEKIIDRINPQTLLFLINAIYFKGNWQDEFNKSRTRTGVFHLTNGSEKQVQMMRREGEYPYLRGENFEATSLPYGDGRVSMYIFLPNRDSNLNKFLGNLNAENWKGWISQFQDRRQTMMLPRFKLEYEVGLNDTLEALGMGIAFGDGADFSNMGPSLFISEVTHKTFVEVNEEGTEAAAVTAVVGVTSVPPVFRVDRPFFFAIYDAETEAILFMGIVTEPM